In Helicobacter mastomyrinus, a single genomic region encodes these proteins:
- a CDS encoding DMT family transporter, producing the protein MKQNIARGIFAMLLSSFLFALMSAEAKILTQSLPAMEVAFFRSFVMVVMLLPIVFSKPLKNPTHKKGGWWFLISRSMTGGLSFVALFYNIATIPLGTATAFAQSMPLYIVLLSLIFLKERYNLGVILSTIVGFVGILLICDPHLEGLDMINILFGVINGLFMAIAFLNLRALKDYFNSWAAVFATGVAMSIIALCVSFTPLPYLSDMWIMPQDWEWLHIVLLGLFGTLGQHYLTRAYMLAPAGIVAPIDYTRLVFSIGLGIALGDSLPNLPTSIGICLIIFSGIGVGAPILLNDIKRYMKYSSYLNARQGRIHDKNRSKERNEKHI; encoded by the coding sequence ATGAAGCAAAATATTGCACGTGGCATTTTTGCTATGCTTCTTTCCTCGTTTTTATTCGCGCTGATGAGTGCGGAGGCAAAGATTCTCACACAATCCCTTCCTGCTATGGAAGTAGCGTTTTTTCGCTCGTTTGTAATGGTGGTTATGCTCCTTCCCATAGTCTTTAGCAAACCTTTAAAGAATCCTACACACAAAAAAGGTGGTTGGTGGTTTTTAATCTCTCGTTCAATGACTGGGGGGCTAAGCTTTGTCGCACTTTTTTATAATATCGCTACCATACCGCTTGGCACAGCCACTGCCTTTGCGCAAAGTATGCCCCTCTACATCGTGCTACTCTCCCTCATTTTTTTAAAGGAACGCTATAATCTAGGGGTCATTCTTTCCACAATTGTAGGCTTTGTGGGTATTTTATTGATTTGCGATCCTCATCTTGAGGGGTTAGACATGATAAATATTCTCTTTGGGGTGATAAATGGCTTGTTTATGGCAATAGCCTTTTTAAACTTGCGTGCGCTTAAAGACTATTTCAACTCTTGGGCGGCGGTATTTGCCACAGGGGTGGCGATGAGCATTATCGCCCTATGTGTGAGCTTCACTCCCTTGCCTTATCTTAGCGATATGTGGATTATGCCACAAGATTGGGAATGGCTGCATATCGTGTTGCTTGGGCTTTTTGGCACTTTAGGGCAGCATTATCTTACGCGGGCTTATATGCTTGCTCCTGCGGGGATTGTCGCGCCTATTGATTATACGCGTTTAGTATTTAGCATAGGGCTTGGGATAGCACTTGGGGATAGTCTGCCTAATCTTCCTACAAGCATAGGGATATGCCTTATTATCTTTTCTGGCATTGGCGTGGGAGCGCCTATTTTGCTTAATGATATAAAGCGATATATGAAATATTCAAGTTACCTTAACGCAAGGCAGGGTAGAATCCACGACAAAAATCGCTCAAAGGAACGCAATGAAAAACATATATGA
- the carA gene encoding glutamine-hydrolyzing carbamoyl-phosphate synthase small subunit: MSQNLADVNLYFANGLHIKAKSFGAQGTFIGEVVFNTSMTGYQEIITDPSYSGQLVVLSMPEIGIVGTNAKDSESAKCSCVGIIVASYNDFTSNFRSEQSLADYLKNHNIMGICNVDTRKLIKMLTHQGAMMMIASTQLSHLNELKNILEQTPSIEQVNLIKEVSTQMPYTHKDSIFDFTQLDFATPPTPRAKVIAIDFGTKTNILNELCAVGLEVEVMPHNFEADKILSRFHKGEIQGVFLSNGPGDPLMLHNEIAQIKKLIESSIPIFGICLGHQLLSIAHGYPTYKLKFGHHGSNHPIKNLQTGVVEITAQNHNYCVPETIAKIATITHRNLFDCTIEGVAYKDKPIFSVQHHPEASPGPKEARILFESFAKLCIKA; the protein is encoded by the coding sequence ATGAGCCAGAATCTTGCAGATGTCAATCTCTATTTTGCCAATGGCTTGCATATTAAGGCAAAAAGCTTTGGTGCGCAGGGGACTTTCATAGGTGAAGTAGTATTTAACACCTCTATGACGGGCTACCAAGAAATCATTACTGATCCTAGCTATTCAGGGCAACTTGTCGTATTGAGTATGCCAGAGATTGGCATAGTAGGCACAAATGCTAAAGATTCAGAATCTGCAAAATGCTCTTGTGTGGGGATTATTGTAGCTTCTTATAATGATTTTACTTCAAATTTCCGCTCAGAACAGAGTTTGGCAGATTATCTTAAAAATCATAATATTATGGGAATCTGCAATGTCGATACACGCAAACTCATTAAAATGCTCACCCATCAAGGTGCAATGATGATGATTGCCTCCACACAGCTCTCACACCTAAACGAACTAAAAAACATCTTAGAACAAACCCCAAGTATTGAGCAGGTTAATTTGATTAAAGAAGTTTCCACGCAAATGCCCTACACACATAAAGATTCTATATTCGATTTCACACAGCTTGATTTTGCCACACCTCCCACGCCTCGCGCAAAGGTTATTGCCATTGACTTTGGCACAAAGACAAATATCCTTAATGAACTTTGTGCAGTGGGCTTAGAAGTAGAAGTTATGCCGCATAACTTTGAAGCTGATAAAATTCTTAGCCGCTTCCACAAAGGCGAGATACAAGGCGTATTTTTGTCTAATGGTCCAGGCGATCCCCTTATGCTCCATAATGAAATCGCGCAAATCAAAAAGCTTATAGAATCTTCCATACCCATTTTTGGTATCTGTCTTGGACATCAGCTTCTATCTATCGCACACGGTTATCCCACCTATAAGCTTAAGTTTGGACATCACGGCAGCAATCACCCGATTAAAAACCTTCAAACCGGAGTCGTAGAAATCACGGCACAAAATCATAATTATTGTGTGCCTGAAACTATTGCAAAGATTGCTACTATCACGCATCGTAATCTTTTTGATTGCACGATTGAAGGTGTAGCTTATAAAGATAAGCCTATTTTTTCTGTCCAGCACCACCCCGAAGCAAGCCCGGGACCAAAAGAAGCAAGGATACTTTTTGAATCTTTTGCTAAATTATGCATAAAAGCATAA
- the alaS gene encoding alanine--tRNA ligase: protein MRDIRQLYLDFFAQRGHKIYDSMPLVPDDASLLFTNAGMVQFKDIFTGKIPIPTPPKATSSQLCIRAGGKHNDLENVGYTARHHTLFEMLGNFSFGNYFKKDAIAYAWEFVTQVLGFDKSLLYVTIHESDDESFSLWCEHISPERIKRMGDKDNFWQMGDTGPCGPCSEIYVDQGAEFFHSSEDYFGGEGDRFLEIWNLVFMQYEQKDGIRTPLPKPSIDTGMGLERVVALLEKKLNNFDTSLFAPLMKSIESLTNKRYYHEDELLKMTDSNVGELRHTSASFRVIADHARSVAFLLAQGVNFDREGRGYVLRRILRRAVRHGYLLGLRKPFLFEVVKSVCESMGEHYGFLLERKNAIMEQCKNEETRFFETIESGMELFSKELSRIKGLFDGNVAFKLYDTYGFPLDLTQDMLRDKGIEVDLKAFESCMNTQKSRSKASWKGSGDKNKEGDFNVFLEKFGENVFVGYEKMCEESTILALLDSDFKMIDTLAANSEGWVMLASTPFYPESGGPIGDKGILLEVNKSYEGSKDSHNQHIIAQVLDTQKYFGLNLSHIKALKPISAGDNIIAQVDNSRLEIIKHHSATHLLHFALRKILGEHIAQAGSLVEDTRLRFDFSHPKAITKAELERIESLVNALICAGSPQECETMGINEAKAKGAMALFGEKYGENVRVISFGDSIELCGGIHVSNTAQIGSFYIVKESSVSSGVRRIEAVCGNAAYLYGKDALKAISEAKEMLKAQDLSQGIMKLKAQLNELKEKVAAAKQSIRSLDFEEINGIKLIVSKLEIDAKAAKEAVDRAKNENEKVAILLLSVVDNKIAITAGVKNVSLKAGEWVKAVALKLGGNGGGRDDFATAGGKDLAKINEAMELAKNMAKESLR from the coding sequence ATGAGGGATATTCGTCAGTTGTATTTAGACTTTTTCGCGCAAAGGGGGCATAAAATTTATGATTCTATGCCGCTTGTGCCAGATGATGCGAGTTTGCTTTTTACCAATGCGGGAATGGTGCAGTTTAAGGACATTTTCACAGGCAAGATTCCTATACCTACTCCACCAAAAGCCACGAGTTCGCAGCTGTGTATCCGTGCAGGAGGCAAACATAACGATTTAGAAAATGTCGGCTACACCGCACGTCATCATACGCTTTTTGAAATGTTAGGAAATTTTAGCTTTGGCAATTATTTCAAAAAGGACGCGATAGCCTATGCGTGGGAGTTTGTAACGCAAGTCTTGGGTTTTGATAAGTCGCTTTTGTATGTAACCATTCACGAGAGCGATGATGAGTCTTTTAGCCTATGGTGTGAGCATATTTCGCCAGAGCGTATCAAAAGAATGGGCGATAAAGATAACTTTTGGCAGATGGGAGATACAGGACCTTGCGGACCTTGTAGCGAGATTTATGTTGATCAAGGGGCTGAGTTTTTCCACTCAAGCGAGGATTATTTCGGCGGCGAGGGAGATAGATTCCTAGAGATATGGAATCTTGTCTTTATGCAATATGAGCAAAAAGATGGCATACGCACACCCCTGCCTAAACCTAGCATTGACACAGGTATGGGCTTAGAGCGGGTAGTAGCCCTGCTAGAAAAAAAGCTTAATAATTTTGATACAAGTCTTTTTGCGCCCTTGATGAAGAGTATTGAAAGCCTCACAAATAAGCGTTATTACCACGAAGATGAGCTATTAAAAATGACAGATTCTAATGTAGGGGAGCTAAGGCACACAAGCGCTTCCTTTCGCGTGATAGCCGACCACGCTAGAAGTGTAGCATTTCTCTTAGCCCAAGGGGTGAATTTTGACAGAGAGGGGCGCGGCTATGTCCTGCGGAGAATCTTACGCCGTGCGGTGCGACACGGCTATTTGCTAGGCTTGAGAAAGCCCTTTTTATTTGAGGTTGTTAAATCCGTGTGTGAGAGTATGGGAGAGCATTATGGCTTTTTATTGGAGCGCAAAAATGCGATAATGGAGCAATGCAAAAATGAGGAGACAAGATTCTTTGAAACTATTGAATCAGGTATGGAGCTTTTTAGCAAGGAACTATCCCGCATAAAAGGGCTTTTTGATGGTAATGTGGCTTTCAAACTCTATGATACCTATGGCTTTCCGCTTGATTTGACACAGGATATGCTGCGCGATAAGGGCATAGAGGTGGATTTGAAAGCTTTTGAATCTTGTATGAACACACAGAAAAGCCGCTCTAAGGCGAGTTGGAAAGGTAGTGGGGATAAAAATAAAGAGGGCGACTTCAATGTGTTTTTAGAAAAATTTGGTGAAAATGTCTTTGTGGGCTATGAAAAAATGTGTGAGGAAAGCACAATTTTAGCATTACTTGATAGCGATTTTAAGATGATTGATACTTTAGCGGCAAATAGCGAGGGCTGGGTAATGCTAGCATCTACACCTTTTTATCCTGAATCTGGCGGACCAATAGGTGATAAAGGCATATTGCTTGAGGTAAATAAATCCTATGAGGGGAGTAAGGATTCTCATAATCAACACATCATCGCACAAGTGCTTGATACACAAAAATACTTTGGGCTTAATCTCTCACATATCAAGGCTTTAAAGCCCATTAGTGCGGGAGATAATATCATCGCACAAGTAGATAATTCGCGTTTAGAAATCATCAAGCACCATTCCGCTACGCATTTGCTACACTTTGCTTTGCGCAAGATTCTAGGAGAGCATATCGCTCAAGCAGGTAGCCTTGTGGAAGATACACGTTTGAGGTTTGATTTCTCCCACCCTAAGGCGATTACAAAAGCAGAGCTAGAAAGGATAGAATCTTTAGTCAATGCCCTCATCTGTGCAGGAAGCCCCCAAGAGTGCGAGACTATGGGCATAAATGAGGCAAAGGCGAAGGGCGCAATGGCGCTCTTTGGAGAGAAATATGGCGAGAATGTGAGGGTAATTAGCTTTGGAGATTCTATTGAGCTATGCGGGGGAATCCACGTATCAAATACCGCGCAGATTGGCAGCTTTTATATTGTCAAAGAAAGTAGTGTCTCTAGTGGGGTAAGACGTATTGAAGCAGTATGCGGGAATGCGGCGTATCTTTATGGTAAAGATGCGCTAAAAGCTATCAGCGAAGCAAAGGAGATGCTCAAAGCACAGGATTTATCACAAGGCATTATGAAGCTAAAAGCGCAGCTAAATGAGCTAAAAGAAAAGGTAGCCGCCGCAAAGCAGAGCATTAGAAGCCTTGATTTTGAAGAAATAAATGGCATAAAATTAATCGTCTCAAAGCTTGAGATAGACGCAAAGGCAGCAAAAGAAGCGGTCGATAGGGCAAAAAATGAGAATGAAAAAGTAGCGATTTTATTACTAAGTGTTGTTGATAATAAGATTGCCATTACCGCAGGGGTGAAAAATGTGTCTTTGAAGGCAGGAGAGTGGGTAAAGGCAGTCGCATTAAAGCTAGGAGGCAATGGCGGGGGGAGAGATGACTTTGCCACCGCTGGAGGCAAGGACTTAGCTAAAATCAATGAGGCAATGGAACTCGCTAAAAATATGGCAAAAGAATCTTTAAGATAA
- a CDS encoding transglycosylase domain-containing protein — protein MWRGIKYSFFVLSVALGIGVCAYLIKLFYDVETEVNKIKNYRFSFASQIVDRKDRLIANVFTDENFRFYATFDEIPPRVIESLLAVEDTLFFEHIGINPDAISRAMLKNIKSMRYVEGGSTLTQQLIKNIILSPEKTLKRKLTEVMLAIHIERHLSKEKILELYLNRISFGHGYHGIKTAALGYFHKTLNELTLKEICMLVGLPKAPSFYDPTKNKEYSIARANDIIDRLYDIGWISKEEQQSALNEVPEVYNQTLTQNVAPYVVDEVLRELAHIEDLKTGGYYIKLNIDLDYQFAAQEALIYGYEQINKRLIERYPKTFTDFDFSNDTLNGAMVVTDTHTGDILALVGGVDYVKNKFNRATQAKRQLGSSIKPFIYQSAFDKGESPATFVPDVPRKFVTKGAAEVASDDTQESEAEEWRPSNYTTRFNGFMTLKDALRTSSNLATINLVDQNIGFSKVYQALKNDGFENLPENMSIVLGSFELSPLQAARQYSLFSNYGTILKPALIESVINKSGENIYSSPRESRHITTAAQAFLTIDILRDVVNRGTGARARMNGLEVAGKTGTSNRNIDAWFCGFTPDVQAIVWYGRDDNTPIGPHESGGIVAPPAFAYFFSKVLTFDPGITRKFQIPEGVKFKTLDYGDFYYTDNSPLPVKKPIANIEEELLF, from the coding sequence ATGTGGCGGGGTATAAAGTATAGTTTTTTTGTGCTTTCTGTTGCTCTGGGTATAGGCGTATGCGCCTATCTTATCAAGCTTTTTTATGATGTAGAAACCGAAGTGAATAAGATTAAAAACTATCGTTTTTCATTTGCCTCACAAATCGTAGATAGAAAAGATAGGCTGATTGCTAATGTTTTTACTGATGAAAATTTTAGATTCTATGCTACTTTTGATGAAATTCCCCCACGTGTGATAGAATCTCTGCTTGCCGTAGAAGATACATTATTTTTTGAACATATTGGTATCAATCCCGATGCTATATCGCGCGCTATGCTCAAAAACATTAAGAGTATGCGCTATGTTGAAGGTGGAAGCACTCTCACACAGCAGCTTATTAAAAATATCATTCTAAGTCCTGAAAAAACATTGAAGCGCAAACTCACAGAAGTAATGCTTGCCATCCATATTGAGCGGCATTTGAGCAAGGAAAAAATCTTAGAGCTTTATCTTAATCGCATTTCATTTGGACACGGCTATCACGGTATCAAAACGGCTGCATTAGGGTATTTTCACAAAACCCTAAATGAATTAACGCTCAAAGAAATCTGTATGCTTGTAGGTCTGCCCAAAGCCCCAAGCTTCTATGACCCAACTAAAAATAAAGAATATTCAATAGCAAGGGCAAATGATATTATTGATAGGCTCTATGATATTGGTTGGATTAGCAAAGAAGAGCAGCAAAGTGCGCTCAATGAGGTGCCAGAGGTATATAATCAAACACTTACGCAAAATGTAGCTCCTTATGTTGTAGATGAAGTTTTGCGTGAATTAGCACATATTGAGGATTTAAAGACAGGCGGATATTATATTAAGCTCAATATTGACCTTGACTATCAGTTTGCCGCACAAGAAGCTCTTATTTATGGCTATGAGCAAATCAATAAACGTCTTATAGAACGCTATCCTAAAACATTTACAGATTTTGATTTTAGCAATGACACACTTAATGGGGCAATGGTGGTTACAGATACGCATACAGGCGATATACTCGCACTTGTAGGTGGGGTAGATTATGTGAAAAATAAATTTAATCGTGCCACACAAGCTAAAAGACAGCTTGGTAGCTCTATCAAGCCCTTTATCTATCAAAGTGCATTTGATAAGGGTGAGTCTCCGGCTACTTTTGTGCCAGATGTGCCACGTAAATTTGTTACCAAAGGCGCAGCAGAAGTAGCAAGTGATGACACACAAGAAAGTGAAGCCGAAGAATGGCGCCCATCAAACTATACAACAAGATTCAATGGCTTTATGACACTTAAAGACGCGCTCCGCACATCAAGCAATCTTGCTACGATTAATCTTGTGGATCAAAATATCGGCTTCAGTAAGGTGTATCAAGCCCTTAAAAATGATGGTTTTGAGAATCTCCCTGAAAATATGTCTATCGTACTTGGAAGCTTTGAGCTCTCACCCCTTCAAGCAGCACGGCAATACTCTTTGTTTTCAAATTATGGTACTATCCTTAAACCCGCTCTTATAGAATCTGTGATAAACAAAAGTGGGGAGAATATATATAGCTCCCCTAGAGAATCTCGCCATATCACCACTGCAGCCCAAGCGTTTCTAACAATTGATATTTTACGCGATGTGGTTAATCGCGGCACAGGCGCAAGAGCTAGAATGAATGGCTTAGAAGTCGCAGGTAAAACAGGCACATCAAATCGCAATATAGATGCGTGGTTTTGTGGCTTTACCCCTGATGTACAGGCTATCGTGTGGTATGGACGTGATGATAATACACCCATAGGACCACACGAATCTGGCGGTATTGTGGCTCCTCCAGCATTTGCATATTTTTTCTCTAAAGTGCTTACCTTTGACCCGGGCATCACACGTAAATTCCAAATTCCTGAGGGCGTGAAATTCAAAACCCTTGATTATGGGGATTTTTACTATACAGATAATTCACCCTTACCGGTTAAAAAGCCTATTGCCAATATTGAAGAAGAACTTTTATTCTAG
- a CDS encoding phosphatase PAP2 family protein has protein sequence MRRLCVRGLFCVFMLCFSTSANAARENQFEQFGDVFRLLPLYVMVVSVAMEDYEGVGELALGTLSTQLVVEGIKYGLSSLHNEGYALNWAKRPCCDDWKGMPSGHAAGAFSAAGYVYYRYGWKPAIPVGVLAVLTAASRVEAKKHSILQVSAGALIAWGFSWVFTKQYQPKNTIILPNIENDVQGNTSVSLNVLYRF, from the coding sequence ATGAGAAGATTGTGTGTGCGAGGATTGTTTTGTGTTTTTATGCTGTGTTTTTCTACATCAGCAAATGCTGCACGAGAAAATCAATTCGAGCAATTTGGTGATGTCTTTAGATTACTCCCTTTATATGTGATGGTAGTATCCGTAGCAATGGAGGATTATGAGGGTGTGGGGGAGTTAGCACTCGGGACATTAAGCACACAGCTTGTAGTTGAAGGTATCAAATATGGGCTTAGTAGTTTGCACAATGAGGGTTATGCGCTTAATTGGGCAAAAAGACCGTGTTGTGATGATTGGAAAGGTATGCCCAGCGGACACGCAGCGGGGGCTTTTAGCGCGGCAGGATATGTGTATTATCGCTATGGGTGGAAACCTGCCATTCCTGTGGGGGTTTTGGCTGTGCTTACAGCTGCTTCAAGAGTAGAGGCAAAGAAGCATTCTATATTGCAAGTGAGTGCGGGGGCGTTAATCGCGTGGGGATTTTCATGGGTCTTCACAAAGCAGTATCAGCCTAAAAACACAATTATCCTCCCCAATATTGAAAATGACGTCCAAGGAAACACATCCGTGAGTCTCAATGTTTTATATAGGTTTTAA
- a CDS encoding DUF507 family protein, with protein MRLKMQHAPYIANKISIDVGNAPQIELLAPIANIAQNALEVLQNNIQKELAIDEKVREILEERSDEIEDFGMDERELFRMCKRQIAKEQNFYLAWEERCSDISHQILAAIIPLIRFNVSETIVKNIIFKAINEYSKIYEKAEDAVVEKLKKYKRKLVYGTEEYDIVFGKLYEEELRKRGLL; from the coding sequence ATGAGACTAAAAATGCAGCACGCTCCATATATTGCAAACAAAATCAGTATTGATGTAGGTAATGCTCCCCAAATTGAGCTTTTAGCCCCTATCGCTAATATCGCTCAAAATGCACTTGAAGTTTTGCAAAATAATATTCAAAAGGAACTTGCCATTGATGAAAAAGTGCGTGAGATTCTCGAAGAACGAAGCGATGAAATTGAAGATTTTGGAATGGATGAGCGTGAACTTTTTAGAATGTGTAAGCGACAAATTGCCAAAGAGCAGAATTTTTATCTCGCGTGGGAAGAGCGATGTAGCGATATTTCTCATCAAATTCTTGCTGCTATAATTCCTCTTATCCGTTTTAATGTATCTGAAACCATTGTGAAAAATATTATTTTTAAAGCCATTAATGAATATTCAAAAATTTATGAAAAAGCAGAAGATGCCGTGGTCGAAAAGCTCAAAAAATACAAAAGAAAGCTCGTTTATGGGACAGAGGAATATGATATTGTCTTTGGGAAACTTTATGAAGAAGAATTGCGTAAAAGAGGACTTTTATGA
- a CDS encoding methyl-accepting chemotaxis protein, translated as MFNSKILQRQIIEKDAQIARLMQELKMYKSLVEFSQAEAIVGIKGNEVVYKNNVAQGLVNLHHLVPQLNEKATHANCMHNEYSVTHMRIDDTMYYSILPLNTLTDSSSGTNLFEVYTKSLKTGVTETQASLQDVLTESNAVAEYSVKAAESAEDGLGMSAKALEEIEVLYEKMQVASDLVNSLTQRSNEITSVISLIDDIADQTNLLALNAAIEAARAGEHGRGFAVVADEVRKLAEKTQKATREIAVVVKSMQQEANDIQTSTEETNEATGNVREGVAKLHSLVNNLKVGSLITKYNTFNLSNRIFCVLAKLDHVVYKNNLYSYIFGLADSFNCVDHHNCRLGKWYFEGDGKATFANTQGYKALDTFHAGVHTEAITLAQTFADETQSCPKSFIDARILAMEQNSDGVMKSIVEMYNEKREEVLNEIKQLESEIVQTEHTSTALPNAQHETKES; from the coding sequence ATGTTTAACTCTAAGATACTTCAACGACAGATAATAGAAAAAGATGCGCAAATTGCACGTCTTATGCAAGAACTTAAAATGTATAAATCTCTTGTAGAGTTTTCTCAAGCTGAGGCAATTGTAGGAATAAAAGGGAATGAAGTAGTATATAAAAACAATGTTGCTCAGGGACTTGTAAACCTTCATCACCTTGTCCCTCAACTTAATGAAAAAGCCACACACGCAAATTGTATGCATAATGAATATAGCGTTACACATATGCGAATTGATGACACTATGTATTATTCAATTCTTCCTCTTAATACCCTTACAGATTCAAGCTCTGGCACAAATCTTTTTGAAGTCTATACCAAGAGCCTTAAAACAGGTGTTACCGAAACTCAAGCTTCCCTACAAGATGTCCTTACAGAATCAAATGCTGTAGCTGAATATTCTGTGAAAGCTGCTGAATCTGCCGAAGACGGCTTAGGTATGAGTGCAAAAGCCTTAGAAGAAATAGAAGTGCTTTATGAAAAAATGCAGGTTGCCTCTGATTTAGTAAATTCTCTCACACAACGCAGTAATGAAATCACAAGCGTGATTTCTCTTATTGATGATATTGCCGATCAAACTAACCTCCTAGCACTTAATGCTGCCATTGAAGCAGCAAGAGCAGGAGAACACGGGCGAGGCTTTGCTGTGGTCGCCGATGAGGTGCGAAAATTGGCTGAAAAGACACAAAAAGCGACAAGAGAAATTGCCGTGGTGGTTAAATCTATGCAGCAAGAGGCTAATGACATTCAAACAAGCACTGAAGAAACAAACGAAGCCACAGGGAATGTGCGTGAAGGTGTGGCAAAACTCCATAGCCTTGTCAATAATCTTAAAGTGGGAAGCCTTATTACCAAATACAATACCTTTAACTTAAGCAATAGAATCTTCTGTGTATTGGCAAAGCTTGACCACGTAGTGTATAAAAATAATCTTTACTCTTATATCTTTGGCTTGGCAGATAGCTTTAATTGCGTTGATCATCATAACTGCCGCTTGGGCAAATGGTATTTTGAAGGTGATGGCAAGGCAACATTTGCAAATACACAAGGATACAAGGCGCTTGATACATTCCACGCAGGGGTGCATACTGAAGCTATTACACTTGCACAAACCTTCGCTGATGAAACTCAAAGCTGCCCAAAAAGCTTTATAGACGCTAGAATCTTAGCAATGGAGCAAAATTCTGATGGCGTTATGAAATCTATTGTAGAGATGTATAACGAAAAACGCGAAGAAGTGCTCAATGAAATCAAACAATTAGAATCCGAAATAGTGCAAACTGAACACACCTCAACAGCCCTTCCAAACGCACAACATGAGACAAAAGAATCATAA
- a CDS encoding transcriptional repressor, producing the protein MNANHRLETLDSILDRLRSSIKKNGLKNSKQREEIVAVLYKSGTHLSPEEITNIIKTTDKNASISSVYRILNFLEKEHFITALEADKSGRRYEIAAKEHHDHIICLSCGDIIEFVDTEIERLQLEVAKQFGANLISHDMRLFVKCSKCQGL; encoded by the coding sequence ATGAATGCCAATCATCGTTTAGAAACACTTGATTCAATTTTAGACAGACTACGGAGTTCTATTAAAAAAAATGGGCTTAAAAACTCTAAACAACGAGAAGAAATAGTCGCTGTTTTGTATAAAAGTGGCACACACTTAAGCCCTGAAGAGATTACTAACATCATCAAAACAACGGATAAAAATGCGAGTATCTCATCAGTATATAGAATCCTCAACTTTCTTGAGAAAGAGCATTTTATCACCGCACTTGAAGCGGATAAAAGTGGAAGACGTTATGAAATAGCAGCAAAAGAGCATCACGATCATATTATTTGCCTTAGCTGTGGGGATATTATTGAGTTTGTTGATACAGAGATTGAGCGATTACAGCTTGAAGTAGCAAAGCAATTTGGCGCAAACCTTATTAGCCACGATATGCGACTTTTTGTGAAATGTTCCAAATGTCAAGGGCTTTAA